The sequence CGCTGTATCTTCTTCAATTCAATTCCCTTATATGTCCTTTCCATTAAAGTGGATAGCAGGATGGCGGTGTTTCTGAAATTATATTTCAGGATGGCCTTCTGTGAAAACGGGTGCGCTGTAACACATTGGACGTACAAACCATGAAATCCCCATTTAACAGAATCTTCCATAATGATTATATTAAAACTATTCAGACAACCCTGTCCTCGGTACCTGGGTTGCGTGAAAGCCATTCCAAGCTCGGGGATGTTTTCCAGCTGCGGACGTTCAAGCGCACAATGTGCGATGATTTCACCTTCATCCGATACGGCGACATAGGATAACATCTTTTCCTGCGAATTTAACTCCCTGACGCGGTCGGGATAATAAACATCATCGTGATAATAGTCATAACCATATGCGCTGTAAGCACAACGGGAAACACCGATAGCCTCATCCGGCTTCATACGTCTGACGGTATATTGAATGCTTCCTGGTGGCAAGGCTTCTTTCTCTTGTTCCTGTTGCATTTCCCTCCGCTCCTCTTCGCTCATCTGATCCTGTATGGCACGGTTGTCGAGATATTTGTAAAGCCTCGTTTCAAAACCCTCCTGCCCAAGGTTATGATAAGATACCTCATCCATACACTGTTTCATTAGGTAGGTTCCCAAACCCCTGCTCAGTAAATCCTTCTCGAGAGTGTTCCTGGTGTATTCATGAATGCGGGTTGGATCAAATGGCATACCTTTACTCTTAATCGTAATCTTTATTCCAAGGGTGTCGGTATCGAATACAATTTGAAAATATGCCTTTTCACCTTCCTGGAAACCATGCTGGATAACATTTGAAACCGCTTCCTCTGTAGCCACTTCCATTTGGGTTATCTCATTTTTATCAATTCTTACGATTTCAGCAATATTTCTTAGTGTTGCCAGTACTACCGGAATCATCATTATGTTGTTTTCTATGGTCAGGATCGTGCGGTTTTCCATACAACATTTTTGTGTTTAACAAATTTCTATACCTAATACATTAATATAAGCACAGGAGTAAT is a genomic window of Bacteroidota bacterium containing:
- a CDS encoding ATP-binding protein, with protein sequence MENRTILTIENNIMMIPVVLATLRNIAEIVRIDKNEITQMEVATEEAVSNVIQHGFQEGEKAYFQIVFDTDTLGIKITIKSKGMPFDPTRIHEYTRNTLEKDLLSRGLGTYLMKQCMDEVSYHNLGQEGFETRLYKYLDNRAIQDQMSEEERREMQQEQEKEALPPGSIQYTVRRMKPDEAIGVSRCAYSAYGYDYYHDDVYYPDRVRELNSQEKMLSYVAVSDEGEIIAHCALERPQLENIPELGMAFTQPRYRGQGCLNSFNIIIMEDSVKWGFHGLYVQCVTAHPFSQKAILKYNFRNTAILLSTLMERTYKGIELKKIQRESFAIMYYYLIKPERHIIYTPEQHREILRKIYDHLEVKPEFVLPVKGLQLPEEPTIISTTGDSKTLTAIIKIEKYGKDVMEVLYRNLRGACILKNETVYLFLKLDDPITAIMTKEFETMGFFFAGILPGENGSDQLILQYLNNHTIDYDLLQVASETGKEILEYIRSQDPGLRL